In Nicotiana tabacum cultivar K326 chromosome 11, ASM71507v2, whole genome shotgun sequence, a single window of DNA contains:
- the LOC107825703 gene encoding protein DETOXIFICATION 51-like, with product MRVSLPQDQNLETKKNSQIHLFVFGFWITMCNPNTLVIDKKSQETNLYLDLLSLPTTLEPQENPKQIQEKSANFTFFPTPSQILHESRALFNLAFPIALTALILYCRSILSMLFLGHLGDTELAAGSLAIAFANITGYSVLSGLALGMEPLCSQAFGAQRPKLLSLTLQRSVIFLLCCSLPITFLWLNISNILLYLHQETSVTSLAHTYLIFSLPDLITNSFFHPIRIYLRAQGITNPLTLSSLAGTILHFPIYYLFTFRLRLGVAAVAAASSTSNAAALVALVLYIRISRLHKPTWRNPSFDCLTGWKPLIRLAAPSCVSVCLEWWWYEIMIILCGLLVDPKATVASMGVLIQTTSLLYVFPSSLGFAVSTRVGNELGANRPDRARVSALVSMCLAGLMGLLAVFFATSMRSIWAKMFTADVNILRLTSAALPILGLCELGNYPQTVGCGVVRGTARPSTAAHVNLGAFYLVGMPVAIGLGFWIGMGFVGLWIGLLSAQVCCAGLMLYVVGTTNWDYEAVRAQVLTCTGCLETPVLGEKEPLICVTVTS from the coding sequence ATGAGAGTATCTCTTCCTCAAGATCAAAACTTAGAAAcgaagaaaaactcacaaatccATTTATTTGTATTTGGTTTTTGGATCACTATGTGTAATCCAAATACTCTTGTGATTGATAAAAAATCACAAGAAACCAATTTGTATCTCGATCTACTATCACTACCAACCACCTTAGAACCCCAAGAAAATCCGAAACAGATCCAAGAAAAATCTGCCAACTTCACTTTTTTCCCAACCCCATCACAAATCCTCCATGAAAGCAGAGCTCTTTTCAACCTAGCATTCCCTATAGCACTCACTGCCCTTATACTTTACTGTCGTTCCATTCTTTCAATGCTTTTTCTTGGCCATCTTGGTGATACTGAATTAGCCGCTGGCTCTTTAGCCATTGCATTTGCTAATATAACAGGCTATTCTGTGCTCTCTGGTTTAGCTCTGGGAATGGAGCCTCTTTGTTCTCAAGCTTTTGGTGCTCAACGTCCTAAGCTTCTCTCCTTAACTTTACAAAGGTCTGTCATTTTCCTTCTCTGTTGTTCTTTGCCCATCACGTTCCTTTGGCTCAACATTTCCAACATTCTCCTTTATTTACATCAAGAAACCAGCGTCACAAGTTTGGCTCATACCTATCTTATTTTTTCACTCCCTGATCTTATCACTAATTCTTTTTTCCACCCTATTCGCATTTACCTTCGTGCTCAAGGAATTACAAATCCACTCACGTTGTCTTCCTTAGCCGGAACCATTCTACATTTTCCCATCTATTATTTGTTCACTTTTCGGCTTCGGCTTGGTGTGGCTGCCGTTGCGGCTGCCTCTTCTACATCAAATGCGGCGGCACTCGTGGCGCTTGTTTTGTATATCAGGATTAGCAGGTTGCACAAGCCGACTTGGAGGAACCCGAGCTTCGACTGCCTGACTGGGTGGAAGCCACTCATTCGGTTAGCCGCGCCAAGTTGTGTTTCGGTATGTCTAGAGTGGTGGTGGTACGAGATTATGATAATTTTGTGTGGATTACTTGTGGACCCTAAGGCTACTGTTGCATCCATGGGTGTGTTGATTCAGACGACGTCGTTACTCTATGTGTTCCCCTCTTCTCTCGGGTTTGCGGTGTCCACTCGGGTTGGTAATGAGCTAGGAGCTAATCGGCCCGATAGGGCTCGGGTATCAGCCCTGGTGTCGATGTGTCTGGCCGGCCTGATGGGCTTATTAGCTGTGTTTTTTGCTACATCAATGAGAAGTATATGGGCTAAAATGTTTACAGCCGATGTTAATATTTTACGTTTGACATCGGCTGCATTGCCGATTTTGGGGTTGTGCGAGCTCGGAAACTACCCGCAAACCGTCGGGTGTGGCGTTGTTCGGGGGACTGCCCGGCCGTCAACGGCCGCTCATGTCAATCTTGGAGCATTCTATCTTGTGGGTATGCCAGTGGCTATTGGGCTTGGTTTCTGGATAGGAATGGGCTTTGTTGGGCTTTGGATTGGATTACTTTCAGCCCAGGTATGTTGTGCTGGGTTGATGTTGTATGTGGTAGGGACCACCAACTGGGATTACGAAGCCGTGAGAGCACAGGTGCTCACGTGCACAGGATGTTTAGAAACTCCAGTACTTGGTGAAAAGGAGCCGCTGATTTGCGTGACGGTGACTTCATAA